The Synergistaceae bacterium genome contains a region encoding:
- a CDS encoding ankyrin repeat domain-containing protein, giving the protein MLNYDKDNLESVLRYLVGEYGVEIFAGQGTNGGKEDIMNLLPDFFSQSSHKGEYNLLRMMEREGILRNLVSLKQAGSPESECMRSINMSIQTLTDNFISREMAEKYVYMIANVIGLNVTQPSAKPTPPARPTPPKPPVQSGGSRSTPARRAGAMSDNKFIELCKLGDAEDIEDAINAGANVNAADKEGWTPLHFACKTGATEVVELLLRYGANVNVQKEDGWTPLHLAAFNDHTEILEMLLDHGANIEAKEEDEWTPLYAAASKGNTESVRILVEHGANVNVGNDRQWTPLHTSACDGYTETVQILLDNGANVDAVEDKHWSAIILAAQNGHIDTVQALIDAGADLNIRTSKGNTAIDIAKQNGHHDVVDLLKGLVMHPSSSSSSKDDDFVELCFIGDSNADEVEEALRQGANPNAKNDKGWPVLHVAARDGDNEIAKLLIRFGADVNAQKEDGWTPLHLAAYNDNPEILGALLDKGAEIDVRDDKGSTPLYVAALKGHTSIVKTLLEHGANINSRNNRSWTPLHTASCDGHTDTVELLISNGANLDAREEDRWTPLHLAAQNGHADTMRALLRAGAKVDAKEKDNWTPMHLAAQNGHLEAIRVLLDNGGDPQAKTTKGNTPVDIAQHKGNTEIVNALKRAIGGGGSRSGGSSTGRSGGSSSRSSGAMSDEDFVELCFAGNSNASKVEQALRDGANVNAKNDKGWTVLQVAARDGDTEIVKVLLRHGASVNAPKADGWTPLHLAAYNDNKETLMVLLDNGASLNVKEEDGWTPIYAAASKGHTEIVRILANRGADVNAPNNKGWTPLHTSAIDGFTETVLVLINAGARVNATEEDDWTPLHMAAQNGHADTVRALLRNGADTSATTTRGNTAADIAKQKGHTEIISLLRSGGGSDESWWSKLFS; this is encoded by the coding sequence ATGCTTAATTACGATAAGGATAATCTGGAAAGTGTATTGCGTTATCTTGTGGGTGAATACGGTGTAGAGATATTCGCGGGACAAGGAACTAACGGCGGCAAAGAAGACATCATGAACCTTCTGCCTGACTTCTTCAGCCAGTCATCGCACAAAGGAGAGTATAACCTACTCCGAATGATGGAGCGTGAAGGAATCCTGCGCAACCTCGTGTCCCTCAAGCAGGCCGGAAGCCCGGAGAGCGAGTGCATGAGGAGCATCAACATGAGCATACAAACTCTCACCGACAACTTCATCAGCCGCGAGATGGCGGAAAAGTACGTGTACATGATAGCTAACGTCATCGGGCTCAACGTTACTCAGCCGTCAGCGAAGCCTACACCGCCTGCAAGGCCGACCCCACCGAAACCTCCCGTGCAGTCCGGCGGAAGCAGGAGCACTCCCGCGCGACGAGCCGGAGCAATGAGCGACAACAAGTTCATAGAGCTGTGCAAGCTGGGTGATGCTGAGGACATAGAGGATGCCATCAACGCCGGAGCAAACGTCAACGCTGCCGACAAAGAAGGCTGGACACCCCTCCACTTCGCCTGCAAGACCGGCGCAACAGAAGTCGTCGAGCTTCTCCTCCGCTACGGTGCGAACGTCAACGTCCAGAAAGAGGACGGGTGGACACCGCTGCACTTGGCCGCGTTCAACGACCACACGGAGATTCTGGAGATGCTTCTGGATCACGGCGCAAACATCGAGGCTAAAGAAGAGGACGAGTGGACACCGTTATACGCCGCTGCCTCGAAGGGCAACACTGAGAGCGTGAGGATTCTCGTCGAGCACGGAGCAAACGTCAACGTTGGCAACGACCGCCAGTGGACACCTCTTCACACTTCTGCGTGCGACGGCTACACGGAGACGGTACAGATTCTCCTCGACAACGGGGCAAACGTTGATGCCGTAGAGGACAAGCACTGGTCAGCGATTATTCTTGCGGCACAGAACGGGCACATAGACACGGTTCAGGCTCTCATTGATGCGGGGGCAGACCTCAACATTCGCACGTCTAAGGGCAACACAGCAATAGACATCGCCAAGCAGAACGGTCATCACGATGTAGTAGACCTCCTCAAGGGGTTGGTGATGCATCCGAGCAGCAGCAGTTCATCTAAGGATGACGACTTCGTGGAACTGTGCTTTATCGGCGACAGCAACGCTGATGAGGTCGAAGAGGCCTTGAGGCAGGGCGCGAACCCCAACGCAAAGAACGACAAGGGCTGGCCTGTCCTTCATGTTGCCGCGAGGGACGGAGACAACGAGATCGCCAAGCTGCTCATAAGGTTCGGTGCTGATGTCAACGCACAGAAAGAGGACGGCTGGACTCCTCTTCACCTCGCCGCCTACAACGACAACCCTGAAATTCTCGGGGCACTCCTCGACAAGGGAGCAGAAATCGATGTCAGGGACGACAAGGGCAGTACTCCGCTCTACGTTGCCGCGCTGAAGGGACACACCTCAATAGTGAAAACCCTCCTCGAGCACGGAGCTAACATCAACTCCCGCAACAACAGGAGCTGGACTCCGCTTCACACGGCATCCTGCGACGGGCACACCGACACTGTGGAGCTGCTCATCAGCAACGGTGCGAACCTCGACGCACGCGAGGAAGACAGGTGGACTCCTCTTCACCTCGCCGCGCAGAACGGTCATGCTGATACGATGCGGGCACTTCTTCGGGCAGGCGCGAAAGTTGACGCGAAGGAGAAGGACAACTGGACACCCATGCACTTGGCCGCGCAGAACGGACACCTTGAGGCGATACGGGTTCTTCTCGACAACGGCGGAGACCCGCAGGCCAAGACCACGAAGGGCAACACTCCGGTAGACATTGCACAGCACAAGGGAAACACCGAGATCGTGAACGCGCTGAAACGTGCGATCGGAGGCGGAGGAAGCAGGAGCGGAGGCAGCAGCACCGGCAGAAGCGGCGGAAGCAGCAGCAGGAGCAGCGGTGCGATGAGCGACGAGGATTTCGTTGAGCTTTGCTTTGCCGGAAACAGCAACGCCTCGAAAGTCGAGCAGGCTCTGAGGGACGGTGCCAACGTCAATGCCAAGAACGACAAAGGATGGACGGTTCTTCAGGTTGCGGCACGGGACGGGGACACTGAAATCGTGAAGGTTCTGCTGAGGCACGGAGCAAGCGTCAACGCACCAAAGGCTGACGGCTGGACTCCTCTTCACCTCGCCGCCTACAACGACAACAAGGAGACGCTGATGGTTCTGCTGGACAACGGGGCAAGCCTCAACGTCAAGGAAGAAGACGGCTGGACTCCTATCTACGCGGCGGCCTCGAAGGGGCACACGGAGATTGTCAGGATTCTCGCCAATCGCGGTGCTGACGTAAATGCCCCGAACAACAAAGGCTGGACACCTCTCCACACGTCAGCGATTGACGGCTTCACTGAAACCGTGCTCGTCCTCATCAACGCCGGAGCACGCGTCAATGCCACAGAAGAGGACGACTGGACTCCTCTGCACATGGCGGCGCAGAACGGCCACGCTGACACAGTCCGTGCCCTCCTCAGGAATGGAGCGGACACCAGCGCAACCACAACCAGAGGCAACACTGCGGCGGACATCGCCAAGCAGAAGGGACACACCGAAATAATCTCTCTTCTTCGTTCCGGCGGCGGCAGTGATGAGTCTTGGTGGTCAAAGCTGTTCTCATAA
- a CDS encoding ankyrin repeat domain-containing protein, translated as MSSFDRENLESVLRYLVGEYGIEILAGQGRIAGKTDIMRLLPDFFNAVNHKGDSAMFGAMYREGVLKGLVALKLSGSSGEELRRRVKVEIRKLTDIFLPEDVSLKYVQMVARVIGLGASGGTRQVRTAPAPKPQARRGADLLSVCWSGSSAEIEGAIRRGANLNAKDKYGWTALHWAAYRGLSDTAELLLRYGADVNARNVNGSTALHEAARSDHASTARVLLRYGADTNATNDYGRTALRLAAERGSREVAELLRTSGAKLI; from the coding sequence ATGAGCAGCTTTGACAGGGAAAACCTAGAGAGCGTGCTGCGTTATCTTGTCGGCGAATACGGGATAGAGATTCTCGCCGGACAGGGCAGAATTGCGGGCAAGACCGACATCATGAGGCTCTTGCCTGACTTCTTTAACGCGGTGAACCACAAGGGAGATTCGGCGATGTTCGGCGCAATGTACCGTGAAGGTGTCTTGAAGGGACTTGTTGCGCTGAAACTCTCGGGGAGTTCAGGCGAGGAGCTGCGCAGGAGGGTGAAGGTAGAGATCCGCAAGCTGACGGATATCTTCCTGCCTGAGGACGTATCGTTGAAGTACGTGCAGATGGTTGCGCGAGTTATCGGGCTCGGTGCTTCCGGCGGAACGCGACAGGTGCGGACAGCCCCAGCCCCGAAGCCTCAGGCCAGAAGAGGAGCAGACTTGCTGTCGGTCTGCTGGAGCGGGAGTTCTGCGGAGATAGAGGGAGCTATACGGCGCGGCGCAAACCTTAACGCGAAAGACAAATACGGCTGGACTGCCCTGCACTGGGCGGCCTACAGGGGACTGTCTGACACGGCGGAACTTCTCCTGCGTTACGGAGCTGATGTCAACGCACGCAACGTGAACGGCTCTACAGCACTGCACGAGGCGGCGAGAAGCGACCATGCCAGCACGGCAAGAGTTCTCCTGCGGTACGGGGCTGATACCAACGCGACGAATGATTACGGCAGGACGGCACTGCGTCTTGCGGCAGAACGTGGAAGCAGAGAAGTTGCAGAACTGCTCCGAACCAGCGGAGCGAAATTGATTTAG
- a CDS encoding protein phosphatase 2C domain-containing protein codes for MFTFSETVRGSLHEKRKIVCEDASDHFASTDGKYFIAAVADGHGAESCFRSSTGSKLAVSSALECLQKFAEAVLESEEKEQKFYDDIFSALREQKTVLRQLTDRITALWADNVLKDCQKNPLPPEYAAESQKLHAYGTTLIAALRLPSCLVMIHQGDGRCEVIYSDGSTDQPVPWDERCEANITTSMCDVDAAESFRTCALDLRSRSVTACYMFTDGVEDAYRDTYEAIDGEHSLMGGVHTFSKYLTCRLVEQGTEGLERFLSEFSAKGLYSPGGSGDDVSVAGIVDLEAAKELTAAFGRETEIYSLEERLITLEIALSSKQRKHEALSAQLKEAEAKCDQFISAYMACIDAVMRKRKAKKLAVHLRGIEEELRGHPNHKKVLDELRKLDGEIRALDVEIAGYRHSVESWRKAIREKLLAEYEFKKYDAAYQEIVREMKKTRAEIEALKAPADAVNEQL; via the coding sequence GTGTTCACATTCAGCGAAACAGTGAGAGGCAGCCTTCACGAGAAACGCAAGATCGTGTGCGAGGATGCCTCTGACCACTTCGCCAGCACGGACGGAAAGTACTTCATTGCCGCTGTAGCTGACGGGCACGGTGCGGAGTCATGCTTCAGGAGCAGCACGGGCTCAAAGCTGGCTGTGTCGTCTGCTCTGGAGTGCCTGCAGAAGTTCGCGGAAGCCGTCCTTGAGAGCGAGGAGAAGGAACAGAAGTTCTACGACGACATATTTTCCGCTCTCCGTGAACAGAAGACGGTTCTGCGGCAACTCACGGACAGGATAACTGCTTTGTGGGCCGACAACGTCCTCAAGGACTGCCAGAAGAACCCGCTTCCTCCCGAATATGCCGCTGAATCACAGAAGCTTCACGCCTACGGAACGACGCTTATTGCGGCACTGAGGCTGCCTTCATGCCTCGTGATGATTCATCAGGGCGACGGCAGGTGCGAAGTCATCTACAGCGACGGTAGCACAGACCAGCCAGTCCCTTGGGACGAACGCTGCGAGGCCAACATCACGACCTCAATGTGCGACGTTGACGCTGCCGAGAGCTTCAGGACTTGCGCACTTGACCTGAGGAGCAGAAGCGTTACTGCCTGCTACATGTTCACGGACGGCGTGGAAGATGCTTACCGCGACACGTACGAGGCGATTGACGGCGAACACAGCCTGATGGGGGGCGTTCACACGTTCAGCAAGTACCTGACGTGCCGTCTCGTCGAACAAGGCACTGAAGGTCTGGAGCGATTCCTCTCGGAGTTCAGCGCAAAGGGTCTGTACTCGCCGGGCGGAAGCGGGGATGATGTGTCTGTCGCGGGCATCGTTGACCTTGAGGCGGCGAAGGAGCTCACTGCGGCTTTTGGGCGCGAGACGGAGATCTACTCCCTCGAGGAGAGGCTGATAACGCTGGAGATTGCGCTCTCCAGTAAGCAGAGGAAACATGAGGCACTTTCTGCACAGCTGAAGGAAGCTGAGGCGAAATGCGATCAGTTCATCTCCGCCTACATGGCATGTATTGACGCGGTAATGCGGAAGCGCAAAGCCAAGAAACTTGCTGTGCACCTCAGGGGGATTGAGGAGGAGTTACGCGGCCATCCTAACCACAAGAAGGTGCTCGATGAACTGCGAAAGCTCGATGGTGAGATACGTGCGCTGGACGTTGAGATAGCCGGGTACAGGCATTCCGTAGAGAGCTGGAGGAAGGCAATACGTGAGAAACTCTTAGCTGAGTATGAGTTCAAGAAGTATGATGCGGCGTATCAGGAAATAGTCCGCGAGATGAAGAAGACGCGTGCGGAGATTGAGGCTCTTAAGGCTCCGGCGGATGCGGTGAATGAGCAGCTTTGA